One window of the Ictidomys tridecemlineatus isolate mIctTri1 chromosome 11, mIctTri1.hap1, whole genome shotgun sequence genome contains the following:
- the LOC144368692 gene encoding intelectin-2-like: MTRLCFLLFLSVATEWCSAAVARSPEMFWEDEECASSFSSLPRSCKEIKNTCQKARDGLYFLRAKDGAIYQTFCDMTSAGGGWTLVASVHENNMAGKCTVGDRWSSQQGNRADYPEGDGNWANYNTFGSAEAATSDDYKNPGYYDIQAADLGIWHVPNNSPMKNWRNSSLLRYRTTSGFFKHLGHNLFGLYQLHRKYPVKYGLGKCWNDNGPAIPVVYDFGDAQKTASYYSPNGQREFVAGFVQFRVFNNEKAANALCAGMRVTGCNTEHHCIGGGGYFPESNPKQCGDFSAFDADGHGTQMHFSNSREITEAAVLLFYG, encoded by the exons ATGACCAGACTCTGcttccttttgtttctctctgTGGCCACCGAATGGTGCAGCGCAG CAGTGGCCCGTTCTCCTGAGATGTTCTGGGAGGATGAAGAATgtgcctcttccttttcttccctgccTAGAAGCTGCAAGGAAATCAAAAATACTTGCCAGAAAGCAAGAG ATGGCCTGTATTTCCTCCGGGCCAAGGATGGTGCCATCTACCAGACCTTCTGTGACATGACCTCTGCGGGTGGTGGCTGGACCCTGGTGGCCAGTGTGCACGAGAACAACATGGCTGGGAAGTGCACGGTGGGCGATCGGTGGTCCAGCCAGCAGGGCAACAGAGCAGACTACCCAGAGGGGGACGGCAACTGGGCCAATTACAACACCTTCGGGTCTGCAGAGGCGGCCACCAGTGACGACTACAAG AACCCTGGCTACTACGACATCCAGGCTGCGGACCTGGGCATCTGGCATGTGCCCAACAATAGCCCCATGAAGAACTGGCGGAATAGCTCTCTGCTGAGGTACCGCACCACATCTGGCTTCTTCAAGCATTTGGGACACAATCTGTTTGGCCTCTACCAGTTACACAGG AAATATCCAGTGAAGTATGGATTAGGGAAGTGTTGGAATGACAATGGCCCAGCAATACCTGTGGTCTACGACTTTGGTGATGCTCAGAAAACCGCATCTTACTACTCACCTAATGGTCAAA gagaATTTGTTGCAGGATTTGTCCAGTTCAGGGTGTTTAATAATGAAAAAGCAGCCAACGCTCTCTGTGCTGGAATGAGAGTCACTGGCTGCAACACGGAGCAC CACTGCATTGGTGGAGGAGGATACTTCCCAGAGAGCAATCCCAAGCAGTGTGGAGACTTTTCTGCTTTTGATGCAGATGGACATGGAACACAGATGCATTTCAGCAACAGCCGGGAGATAACAGAGGCAGCTGTGCTTCTCTTCTATGGTTGA